The following are from one region of the Papaver somniferum cultivar HN1 unplaced genomic scaffold, ASM357369v1 unplaced-scaffold_132, whole genome shotgun sequence genome:
- the LOC113333104 gene encoding splicing factor ESS-2 homolog, whose translation MLFSPGHSPRHISSPSTSLSSQKTLSNSVESSKPSKKHNSVLDEDTYVASIEKIIERDFFPDIPKLRDRLDWLEACRSGDTVLIKDAQLKIMERRCGKKPLNSDDGQGNKTFQTPQKSNSRLFSLSTPFDLDKTPQQSYVQSETSELGENNDSIDVSLSLDEFMRRYTSEDNDSFNKIMDKVNRKRKERYGHLIEGEKVETLSLGNEKIARITDGYGTSDQPVSTLEGWKYTAKNLLMYNPSDNGELPLTKAERNERVMGLTKEISRTNTRFHGKMMDSGPREEDTIAVMYTPVAGGTPVPLPFPGREAEKTRRYDLEDFRKTPNPFYVESAKKSENGYNYVKTPSPAPGVDESPFITWGEIEGTPLRLETEDTPVGIGGSGNGPQFSIPCPPSRDLKAHSLSRDAARKLRERSKMFQKPPLPSPSRGGSASPGVRTLSHAAQKFVRNAIAKSSSSVDESLRASYRGSSPAAVTPKSGRSLTRLGTSSILGSRSPSVRDGSNPVRDGSNPPW comes from the coding sequence ATGTTGTTTTCACCAGGTCATTCTCCTCGCCACATATCATCTCCATCCACTTCTTTGTCATCTCAAAAAACCCTATCAAATTCTGTTGAATCCTCAAAACCTTCCAAGAAGCATAACTCTGTTCTTGACGAGGATACTTATGTAGCATCTATAGAGAAAATTATTGAAAGGGATTTCTTTCCTGATATACCAAagcttcgtgatcgtcttgattGGCTGGAAGCTTGTAGATCTGGGGATACTGTTTTGATTAAAGATGCTCAGTTGAAGATCATGGAGCGGCGATGTGGAAAAAAACCCTTAAATTCGGATGATGGTCAAGGTAATAAAACTTTTCAAACACCCCAGAAGTCGAATTCGAGGTTATTTTCTTTATCTACTCCATTTGATTTAGACAAAACACCTCAACAATCATATGTGCAATCAGAAACTAGTGAATTAGGTGAGAATAATGATTCTATTGATGTTTCGTTGTCTCTTGATGAGTTTATGCGACGTTATACTAGCGAAGATAATGATAGTTTTAATAAAATTATGGACAAAGTTAATAGGAAGAGGAAAGAGAGATATGGGCATTTGATTGAAGGTGAAAAGGTGGAAACATTAAGTTTAGGAAATGAAAAAATTGCTAGGATTACTGACGGGTATGGGACGTCTGATCAACCTGTAAGTACACTAGAAGGATGGAAATATACTGCAAAGAACTTGTTAATGTATAATCCATCAGACAATGGTGAATTGCCATTGACGAAAGCGGAAAGAAACGAAAGGGTTATGGGTTTGACAAAGGAAATCAGTCGAACAAACACTCGGTTTCATGGAAAAATGATGGATTCTGGTCCAAGAGAGGAGGATACAATTGCAGTGATGTATACTCCCGTGGCTGGGGGTACCCCTGTACCTTTACCATTTCCAGGTCGTGAAGCAGAGAAAACTAGAAGATACGACTTGGAAGATTTTAGAAAAACACCCAATCCATTTTATGTTGAGTCTGCAAAGAAATCTGAAAATGGGTATAACTATGTCAAAACACCTTCTCCTGCACCTGGTGTTGATGAGTCACCATTCATTACTTGGGGAGAGATAGAAGGGACACCATTAAGATTGGAGACTGAGGATACACCTGTTGGGATTGGGGGCAGTGGAAATGGTCCCCAGTTTAGTATTCCATGCCCACCTTCAAGAGATTTGAAGGCCCACTCTTTATCAAGGGATGCTGCTCGTAAACTGAGGGAGAGATCAAAGATGTTTCAGAAGCCACCATTGCCTTCACCATCTAGAGGAGGAAGTGCGAGTCCAGGTGTTCGAACACTTTCACATGCTGCtcagaaatttgttaggaatgcaattgcaaaatcatcttcttcCGTGGATGAATCACTACGTGCAAGTTATCGTGGTTCAAGTCCGGCTGCAGTTACTCCAAAATCTGGGAGAAGCTTGACAAGGTTAGGAACAAGTTCAATCTTGGGTTCAAGGTCACCTTCTGTTAGAGATGGATCCAATCCTGTTAGAGATGGGTCCAATCCTCCCTGGTAA
- the LOC113332907 gene encoding uncharacterized protein LOC113332907 translates to MVLKRKQSSGCQNRKKKKKRLESTKSLVGSFDKFLIRNQPTIENKGDEDNATDDNGKNERNGDDVAADNGLNEGNRDDGAADNSMNEGNGDDGVADNGMNEGNENEGDVDNSVNEGNVNDGGVENGMNDINENDRRGDNVNKTVGTNEVGNYCEELSHIDMFDPANWNTIDKKLVDFLVEKGPVRIDNIKFPRDSKGDHFSSTYYFRRMSNFEKQERRWLVYSTSLDKVFCFCCKLFKKRETNYQLCESGFNDWNNLSGRLSTHENSGEHAVCMFNWLELELRLRKEKTIDKRIQEQINREKIHYKDVLERMMDGILFLAKNGLAFRGDSEKIYTKNNGNFLSFIEVLAKYDPVLKYHLESIEKNEMREQMSIIIRCVDVSTARIEEYFLGFLKVEDKTGEGLFFELQEALINLGLNIDDIRGQGYDNGANMKGKHKGVQARLLEINPRAFYTPCACHSLNLILCDMAKSCPKGLSFFGSIQRIYTLFSASTNRWDLFKEDIGEKGLTLKPLCDTRWESRVASIKAIRYQAPEIRKALEKLRDSSSISQEVSTAESLVSFDMHNFEFYVSLTIWYKLLFAVNTVSKSLQSENMDIGVAIEKTKGLIVFFKEYRKDGFQKAMEDAKEISDGMNIEPTFREVRTTRTCEPISGYLKHGTSRDIDGRELYLELLVMRVALPKAYSKPMEVLQFLLRMDGCYPNAWIAYRILLTIPVTVASAERSFSKLKLILSYLRSTMSEERLIGLSMLAIETDMVMQVDFKVILNDFASRNVRRINFQ, encoded by the exons ATGGTTCTGAAAAGAAAGCAATCTTCTGGAtgtcaaaataggaagaaaaagaaaaagagattggaATCTACTAAATCTCTAGTAGGTTCTTTTGATAAGTTTTTGATTAGAAATCAACCAACAATTGAGAATAAGGGCGATGAGGATAATGCTACAGATGATAATGGTAAGAATGAGAGGAATGgggatgatgttgctgctgataATGGTTTAAATGAGGGGAATAGGGATGATGGTGCTGCTGATAATAGTATGAATGAGGGGAATGGAGATGATGGTGTTGCTGATAATGGTATGAATGAGGGCAATGAGAATGAAGGTGATGTTGATAATAGTGTAAATGAGGGAAATGTGAATGATGGTGGTGTTGAGAATGGTATGAATGATATCAATGAGAATGACAGAAGGGGGGATAATGTCAACAAGACGGTAGGAACGAATGAAGTTGGTAATTATTGTGAAGAGTTAAGCCATATAGATATGTTTGATCCGGCTAATTGGAATACAATTGATAAAAAGCTTGTTGATTTTTTGGTAGAGAAGGGTCCAGTGAGAATTGATAATATCAAGTTCCCTAGAGATTCCAAGGGCGATCATTTCTCTAGCACTTATTACTTTCGGAGAATGAGCAATTTtgagaaacaagaaaggagatggcTAGTGTATTCGACATCTTTGGATAAGGTATTCTGTTTTTGTTGTAAATTGTTTAAGAAGAGGGAAACTAATTATCAGTTGTGTGAAAGTGggttcaatgattggaataaccTAAGTGGAAGACTTAGTACTCATGAAAACAGTGGAGAGCATGCTGTTTGTATGTTTAATTGGCTTGAGTTGGAATTACGATTGAGAAAGGAAAAAACCATTGATAAGAGAATACAAGAACAGATCAATAGAGAGAAGATACATTATAAAGATGTTTTGGAGAGGATGATGGACGGCATCTTGTTCCTAGCGAAGAATGGTTTAGCATTTCGTGGGGATAGTGAgaaaatttatacaaaaaataatGGAAACTTCTTAAGTTTCATAGAGGTACTTGCAAAATATGATCCCGTGTTAAAGTATCACTTGGAGAGTATCGAAAAGAATGAAATGCG GGAACAAATGTCCATTATAATCAGATGCGTAGATGTTTCAACAGCAAGAATTGAGGAATATTTTCTTGGGTTTTTGAAAGTTGAAGATAAAACAGGAGAAGGTTTGTTTTTTGAACTTCAAGAAGCATTGATAAACCTTGGATTAAATATTGATGATATAAGAGGGCAGGGATATGACAATGGAGCAAATATGAAAGGAAAACACAAAGGTGTACAAGCAAGACTACTCGAGATTAATCCAAGAGCATTCTACACACCGTGTGCTTGTCATAGTCTAAATCTAATACTTTGTGATATGGCTAAGTCATGTCCTAAAGGATTGTCTTTTTTTGGATCCATACAACGTATTTATACGTTATTCTCGGCTTCTACTAATCGATGGGATTTGTTCAAAGAAGATATTGGAGAGAAAGGTTTGACTCTTAAACCATTATGCGATACTAGGTGGGAAAGCCGTGTAGCAAGTATCAAAGCGATAAGATACCAAGCTCCTGAAATACGCAAAGCTTTAGAGAAGTTGCGAGATTCATCCTCTATTTCTCAAGAAGTCAGCACAGCCGAGAGCCTAGTAAGTTTTGATATgcataattttgaattttatgttaGCTTGACAATCTGGTATAAACTTTTATTTGCTGTTAATACCGTGAGTAAATCTTTGCAATCTGAAAATATGGATATTGGTGTTGCTATAGAAAAAACAAAAGgtctaattgttttttttaaAGAGTATAGAAAAGATGGGTTCCAAAAGGCAATGGAAGATGCGAAAGAGATTTCAGATGGTATGAATATTGAACCTACATTTCGTGAAGTTCGCACCACTCGTACTTGCGAACCAATATCAG GTTATTTGAAGCATGGTACATCTAGAGATATTGATGGCAGGGAGTTATATTTGGAATTGTTAGTCATGAGAGTTGCATTACCTAAGGCTTATAGCAAACCAatggaggttttacaatttttacTAAGAATGGATGGTTGCTACCCAAATGCGTGGATTGCTTATAGGATACTGCTCACAATTCCGGTAACAGTTGCATCGGCGGAAAGAAGTTTTTCTAAGCTAAAGTTGATTTTATCGTATCTTCGATCAACTATGTCAGAAGAGAGATTAATTGGATTGTCTATGCTGGCAATTGAAACAGATAtggttatgcaagttgattttaaAGTTATACTTAATGATTTTGCATCTAGAAATGTAAGAAGAATCAACTTTCAATAG
- the LOC113332743 gene encoding purine permease 3-like produces the protein MPLIELAYGKSSKPITYSVVMQFQFVLSFFSTLVCLIGMAINKDFQVIPREGRNFGLGEGKYYFLIVALAVIWQFFAVGFLGIIYCTSSLFTGIFTTCLLPFTQVAATIAFHEKFTGQKGMSLALCLWGFVSYFIGEYKKTKKPQSIAYDNNAEE, from the exons ATGCCTTTGATCGAACTTGCTTATGGGAAAAGTAGTAAACCTATCACATATTCTGTTGTGATGCAGTTTCAGTTTGTTTTGAGCTTCTTTTCTACTCTGGTTTGCTTAATTGGAATGGCCATCAACAAGGATTTTCAG GTTATTCCAAGAGAAGGAAGAAATTTTGGATTGGGTGAAGGGAAATACTATTTCCTAATAGTTGCACTTGCAGTTATTTGGCAATTCTTCGCAGTAGGGTTTTTGGGGATCATCTACTGTACATCATCTCTTTTCACTGGAATTTTCACCACATGTTTGCTTCCGTTCACTCAGGTGGCTGCAACAATTGCTTTCCATGAGAAATTTACTGGTCAAAAAGGAATGTCGCTTGCATTATGTTTGTGGGGTTTTGTCTCCTACTTTATtggggaatacaagaaaaccaagAAGCCGCAATCCATTGCTTATGATAATAATGCCGAGGAATGA
- the LOC113332908 gene encoding purine permease 3-like, whose amino-acid sequence MIPIESQRTHLEVHSKTKLRKRERMSSSTDIEASSTNERAAANYNHGGNHHNNLAVVPNDHEDDLQETVNPITQKRVINWKLLILFCFFSAFGYIGGPLLQRLYYTHGGGRKWFSSMLQTVGFPVLVAPLSYIYIKKVNGPSYDASWVFMMEPKLFMYSAVIGVVLGMDNYMYSAGLFYLPVSTSALLFLHNLLLQQYLLS is encoded by the coding sequence ATGATACCCATTGAATCACAGAGAACACACCTAGAAGTACATTCAAAGACCAAGCTTAGGAAAAGAGAAAGAATGTCTTCTTCCACGGATATAGAAGCATCCTCCACTAACGAGAGAGCAGCAGCAAATTATAACCATGGAGGAAATCATCATAACAACCTAGCAGTAGTACCAAATGATCATGAAGATGATCTTCAAGAAACAGTCAACCCAATTACTCAAAAAAGAGTTATAAATTGGAAACTCCTCATACTATTCTGTTTCTTTTCTGCTTTTGGTTACATAGGAGGACCCTTGTTACAGAGACTGTACTACACTCATGGCGGAGGCCGTAAATGGTTTTCGAGTATGTTACAAACCGTTGGATTTCCGGTGTTAGTAGCTCCACTTTCTTATATCTACATAAAGAAAGTGAATGGACCATCATATGATGCTTCATGGGTTTTCATGATGGAACCAAAATTGTTCATGTATAGTGCAGTAATTGGAGTGGTGCTTGGAATGGATAACTATATGTACTCAGCTGGTCTATTTTATCTTCCCGTCTCAACTTCAGCACTGTTGTTTCTACACAACTTGCTTTTACAGCAATATTTGCTTTCATAA